One Zestosphaera sp. genomic region harbors:
- a CDS encoding cobalamin-dependent protein (Presence of a B(12) (cobalamin)-binding domain implies dependence on cobalamin itself, in one of its several forms, or in some unusual lineages, dependence on a cobalamin-like analog.), translating into MLDEDLKRGLHEAIVGGDPEGAVRCAEGLVNSGVNVLQVVSEVLAPAMREVGALYERGEYFIADLIASAEAFKQAFEKVLKPRLPLTSPSKKIVAVFGTVRGDIHELGKTIAKALFEAEGFEVVDLGVDVPPERFAEAVESHGARVVGVSALMTTTMVEQGRVVEELRRRGLRDRVVVVVGGAPVTEEWVRDIGADVSGDDAFKALRRVKELLGVA; encoded by the coding sequence ATGCTCGACGAGGATCTTAAGAGGGGATTGCATGAGGCGATAGTCGGGGGAGATCCTGAAGGGGCTGTGAGGTGTGCTGAGGGATTGGTTAACTCGGGGGTTAATGTACTGCAGGTAGTCTCTGAGGTGTTAGCCCCTGCCATGAGGGAGGTCGGCGCACTGTATGAGAGAGGGGAGTACTTCATAGCGGATTTAATCGCCTCGGCCGAGGCTTTTAAACAGGCTTTCGAGAAGGTTCTCAAGCCCAGACTGCCGTTAACTTCCCCAAGCAAAAAGATTGTCGCAGTTTTCGGCACAGTGAGAGGCGATATCCACGAACTCGGAAAAACCATAGCCAAGGCCCTCTTCGAGGCGGAGGGCTTTGAGGTCGTGGATCTGGGGGTTGACGTCCCTCCGGAGAGGTTCGCTGAGGCTGTTGAGTCCCATGGTGCTAGGGTTGTGGGCGTATCGGCCCTGATGACTACCACCATGGTTGAGCAGGGGAGGGTTGTTGAAGAGCTTAGGCGTAGAGGTCTCAGGGACAGGGTAGTGGTAGTTGTGGGCGGAGCTCCCGTGACTGAGGAGTGGGTGAGGGATATAGGCGCTGACGTCAGCGGTGACGACGCTTTTAAAGCGTTGAGGAGGGTTAAGGAGCTGCTGGGTGTCGCATGA
- a CDS encoding electron transfer flavoprotein subunit alpha/FixB family protein, translated as MWSGVLIYAENYGKGIKPSTFELLGKASELRSRLGGLIHSVVLASEGAERLAEELISYGSEKVLTYRVPEELLPNQLAHRDAVVDAIETVKPKLVLISATQWGRALGPRVAARLKTGITADCLDVYVDEGGDIVQVRPAFTGNIIAHIKTLRNPIIATVRPKVFSMPKPNRGREGEILRRELSTFGSDVSGVKVLGIAREKSARLSEAEVIVSVGKGLRGREDLKLFEELARVLGAQIACSRPLVDAGWMERDRQVGFSGNVVRPRVYIACGISGAPQHLTGMKDSEYIIAINKDPSAPISRHSDLFVIGDIYEIAPKLMKRINELRDKL; from the coding sequence TTGTGGAGCGGAGTCCTCATCTACGCTGAGAACTACGGCAAGGGCATTAAACCATCGACTTTCGAATTGCTAGGTAAGGCTAGTGAGTTGAGGTCTAGGTTAGGAGGCCTAATCCACTCCGTAGTTCTGGCATCAGAAGGGGCTGAGAGGCTGGCTGAGGAGTTAATCTCCTACGGGTCAGAGAAGGTGCTGACTTACAGAGTTCCGGAGGAACTGCTCCCAAACCAGCTTGCACACAGAGACGCGGTGGTTGACGCAATCGAGACTGTTAAGCCAAAGCTAGTCCTCATCAGCGCGACCCAGTGGGGAAGAGCTTTAGGCCCTAGAGTGGCTGCACGTCTTAAGACAGGGATAACCGCGGACTGCCTCGACGTGTACGTTGACGAGGGCGGCGATATCGTTCAGGTCAGACCGGCCTTCACCGGGAATATCATAGCCCATATAAAGACCCTGAGAAACCCGATCATAGCAACAGTGAGGCCTAAGGTATTCTCAATGCCAAAGCCCAACCGAGGTAGGGAAGGCGAGATTCTCCGCAGGGAGCTGAGCACTTTCGGAAGCGACGTTTCAGGGGTGAAGGTTTTGGGGATAGCTAGGGAGAAGTCTGCTAGGCTCTCAGAAGCTGAGGTAATAGTCTCCGTCGGTAAAGGTCTGAGGGGTAGAGAGGACTTGAAACTCTTCGAGGAACTCGCCAGAGTGTTAGGGGCGCAGATTGCATGTAGCAGACCCCTCGTTGACGCAGGGTGGATGGAGAGGGACAGGCAGGTAGGTTTCAGCGGGAATGTTGTGAGGCCCAGAGTGTACATAGCGTGTGGAATATCGGGCGCTCCACAGCACTTGACCGGCATGAAGGACTCCGAGTACATCATAGCGATCAACAAAGACCCTTCGGCCCCCATATCTAGGCATAGTGATCTGTTCGTAATTGGTGATATCTATGAAATCGCGCCGAAGTTGATGAAAAGGATTAATGAGCTCAGGGATAAGCTATAG
- a CDS encoding ATPase domain-containing protein, with translation MASRGLTGVLSNDNGFVFGIEGLDSVLKGSLAGGSLIVIAGHPGSGKTTLASTMCYHNALRTHKCLYISLQEDKEKLYRNMQKLGINLEEVEKKNQYRHVKMPIIVSKDTVVEAITDIVNNALRNFDPRVIVIDSITPVFNALSTNIEARAVLQNFFANLARLTDGLVILIAETPLSRNDADLGGLEFVADVILMLTHKIMGRLLLRELRIVKSRGSSVPVTLMTFAIIEGHGIRVYAPPRLEEIPPPNLHRTFRLPCRSLEELGMALHAGEIVYVPSPKPYLLSHILFHLFISAAHNKVKALVVSYESSPKYTWHQVAEVAKNLAGLNLTWEKVAEALKDNVVIVSYNPTAHIPEELFHLSLEIVEKTNPDVVVFVGDTPVGMVVDEDDFLRNHSDLMINHVLYLRRKGLTTVIVGGKHENVRNLLNNIADVIIDFESRDVEGEGVFNLLFSRKGGFPVRLAGECLRDCINDIVNISAEIFTTPDVR, from the coding sequence ATGGCCAGTAGGGGGTTGACTGGGGTATTGTCTAACGATAACGGTTTCGTGTTCGGCATTGAGGGTTTGGATTCAGTGTTGAAGGGCTCTCTGGCCGGTGGCTCCCTCATCGTCATTGCAGGTCATCCGGGCTCCGGAAAGACCACACTGGCCTCAACCATGTGCTACCACAATGCGCTCAGGACCCATAAATGCCTATACATATCGCTTCAGGAGGATAAAGAAAAACTATACAGAAACATGCAGAAGCTGGGAATAAACCTAGAGGAAGTGGAAAAGAAAAATCAATACAGGCACGTAAAAATGCCGATAATAGTAAGCAAGGACACCGTAGTGGAAGCAATTACGGATATAGTTAACAATGCTCTAAGGAACTTCGATCCAAGGGTGATCGTCATTGATTCGATAACACCCGTGTTCAACGCGTTGTCCACAAACATAGAGGCTAGAGCAGTCCTTCAGAATTTCTTCGCCAACCTAGCTAGATTGACCGACGGTCTAGTCATCCTGATCGCTGAGACGCCTTTAAGCAGGAATGACGCGGATTTAGGAGGACTCGAGTTCGTTGCCGACGTAATTCTTATGTTAACACACAAAATTATGGGGAGGCTACTGCTTAGGGAGTTGAGAATAGTTAAGTCGAGAGGCTCCTCCGTGCCTGTGACCCTGATGACGTTCGCAATAATTGAGGGTCACGGGATCAGAGTCTACGCGCCGCCAAGGCTTGAGGAGATACCGCCGCCCAACTTACACAGGACCTTCAGACTTCCGTGCAGGAGTTTGGAGGAGTTGGGGATGGCCCTACATGCCGGAGAGATAGTGTATGTACCCAGCCCTAAACCATACCTTCTATCCCACATACTCTTCCACCTCTTCATCTCAGCCGCACACAACAAAGTCAAGGCGTTGGTGGTAAGTTACGAGAGCTCTCCTAAATACACGTGGCATCAGGTAGCGGAGGTTGCTAAAAACCTTGCTGGACTTAACTTGACGTGGGAGAAGGTAGCGGAGGCGCTGAAGGATAACGTAGTGATCGTCTCCTACAACCCAACAGCCCACATCCCTGAGGAACTCTTCCACCTGAGTCTGGAGATAGTGGAGAAAACAAATCCGGATGTGGTAGTCTTCGTAGGGGACACCCCTGTAGGGATGGTGGTTGACGAGGACGATTTCCTTAGAAATCACAGTGATCTAATGATTAACCATGTACTTTACCTCAGGAGGAAGGGCCTGACCACAGTGATTGTTGGAGGCAAACACGAAAACGTCCGCAACCTGTTGAACAATATCGCCGACGTAATCATAGACTTCGAGTCACGGGATGTTGAAGGCGAGGGCGTTTTCAACCTTCTCTTCTCTAGGAAGGGAGGGTTCCCAGTAAGGTTGGCGGGAGAATGCCTGAGGGACTGCATCAACGATATTGTTAACATATCGGCTGAGATCTTCACAACGCCCGACGTAAGGTAA
- a CDS encoding electron transfer flavoprotein subunit beta/FixA family protein produces the protein MVLIKPTPDINRVKFDVESGVVDRASAELEINQFDLYAVETALIIKETLGGLVTAVSMAPPQGERALREAIARGVDRAILLTDRRFAGADTLATSYTLAAAVRKLGRYDLILCGEKSVDGDTAHVGPEVAEYLGVPHAAFVTRVVDVSNERIVVESDYGDAYYLLELRLPALISLSRPLFFSDRAVEPRTPKLSDVLRARKTKVEVWNADHLIGLADPEGFGLAGSATRVVRAFSALERGRNPVMVVGDEGVDRIIEALKSRGLI, from the coding sequence GTGGTGTTAATCAAGCCAACCCCCGACATCAATAGAGTTAAGTTCGACGTCGAGAGTGGGGTTGTCGACAGGGCCTCAGCGGAGCTTGAGATCAATCAGTTCGACCTGTATGCTGTGGAGACCGCTCTGATCATTAAGGAGACTTTAGGCGGGCTTGTGACGGCGGTGTCTATGGCGCCCCCTCAGGGCGAGAGAGCTTTAAGGGAGGCAATAGCCAGGGGGGTTGACAGGGCAATCCTCCTGACGGACAGGAGGTTCGCAGGCGCTGACACCCTAGCCACGTCCTACACTCTGGCAGCGGCTGTGAGGAAACTGGGGAGGTATGACCTCATACTGTGCGGGGAGAAGTCAGTAGACGGGGATACTGCTCACGTGGGTCCTGAGGTCGCTGAGTACCTCGGAGTGCCTCACGCCGCCTTCGTCACTAGAGTGGTGGACGTATCGAATGAAAGGATAGTCGTTGAGTCGGATTACGGTGACGCCTACTACCTCCTGGAGCTCAGGCTGCCAGCTCTAATATCACTCTCTAGACCTTTGTTCTTCAGTGACAGAGCCGTAGAGCCCAGGACCCCTAAGCTGAGCGACGTACTCAGAGCGAGGAAGACTAAGGTTGAGGTCTGGAACGCCGACCACCTGATAGGCTTAGCGGACCCAGAGGGCTTCGGATTGGCCGGCTCGGCCACGAGGGTAGTGAGGGCGTTTAGCGCACTTGAGAGAGGCAGGAACCCAGTCATGGTGGTAGGTGATGAGGGGGTTGACCGCATTATAGAGGCTCTCAAATCTAGGGGGTTGATTTAA
- a CDS encoding methionine synthase, with protein sequence MRSSHVGSFPLEHSLQNVGRILKDLATLGIDVPPYPQMRGFIDIYVSPLMEVGVVSLTEGFLRTDVNALASQDLRSLCVPEAELAVRTVKESGLKFKGLRAPVTGVFTLASRIYLRAGTTDLSSTALSSKDLLKGFFTEYVSRYVSYMSSIGFDLVFIDEPTLGLMVGARRNLFNYRDEDLIEVLEMVARAAGAAEVGVHVCGRIHRRILELLTQVKKIKYLSFEFHDNPGNVEVIDRHLLETNDKIISPGIVSSRRPILESESEVLDLLKRIYEKAGGRVDLVCGDCGFAGLRGSLANREEEYRLALSKLGRVVRAVKSFCQAGLDILGS encoded by the coding sequence GTCATGTTGGTAGTTTCCCTCTGGAGCACAGCCTCCAGAACGTCGGGAGGATACTGAAGGACCTCGCAACCCTAGGTATCGATGTTCCCCCATATCCCCAAATGCGGGGCTTCATTGACATCTACGTAAGCCCGCTGATGGAGGTTGGTGTGGTTAGCTTAACGGAGGGCTTCCTGCGCACCGATGTGAATGCGCTAGCAAGCCAAGATCTTAGATCGTTATGCGTGCCTGAGGCTGAGCTTGCTGTCCGCACTGTCAAAGAGTCCGGGCTTAAGTTTAAGGGTTTAAGGGCCCCCGTCACAGGGGTCTTCACCCTAGCTTCTAGGATCTACCTGCGTGCAGGCACTACAGATTTATCATCGACGGCGCTGTCTAGCAAAGATTTACTTAAGGGATTCTTCACCGAGTACGTGTCCCGCTACGTCAGCTACATGAGTTCGATAGGTTTTGACCTCGTGTTCATTGACGAGCCGACACTAGGTCTGATGGTTGGCGCTAGGAGGAACTTATTCAATTATAGGGACGAAGACCTAATCGAGGTTCTCGAGATGGTTGCAAGGGCCGCTGGCGCGGCTGAGGTGGGTGTGCACGTGTGCGGTCGAATTCACAGGAGGATACTCGAACTCCTGACTCAAGTGAAGAAGATAAAGTACCTAAGTTTCGAGTTTCACGACAACCCAGGGAACGTTGAGGTCATAGATAGGCACTTGCTCGAGACTAATGATAAAATCATCTCGCCAGGCATCGTCAGCTCAAGGAGGCCGATCCTTGAGAGCGAGAGTGAGGTGCTGGACCTGCTTAAGAGAATCTATGAGAAGGCTGGGGGTCGGGTGGACTTAGTTTGTGGTGACTGTGGATTCGCTGGCCTGAGGGGCTCGCTGGCCAATCGGGAGGAGGAGTACAGGTTGGCGCTCTCAAAGCTTGGGAGAGTTGTAAGGGCTGTTAAGTCCTTCTGTCAGGCAGGTCTAGACATACTTGGGTCTTGA
- a CDS encoding ASKHA domain-containing protein codes for MLELLRDRGVMIRSDCGGRGVCGKCVVRVTGGETSQGSLSECRVLGGRMLEEGFRLACQARVVSDEVYVEVPESSLVTSYASADTGYERPVKLSPLVRKRFLKVPPPSLADQRSDLRRLLGNDVEGLKIPLALLRALPKVLRECGWEVTVTVRDSELLDVECGDSEGRLYGLAVDVGTSRIVAHLLDLRTGETLAVLSSPNPQQLFGSDIVSRITHAVSNAEYLERLRQEVISSINTLLLKAASEVGVNPQHVYEVVAVGNTVMTHLLLGVDPYSLGVAPYVPAFSQGLEFKVRDVGIESNRNSYVYIAPGIAGFVGGDAVAGALAVGLDECEEPCILMDVGTNTEVLVNNGRELYAASAPAGPAFEGFGTRHGMKAVEGAVGKVFIYQSSSSGDYEVSYEVLGGGKPQGICGSAYIDTLAHLRRHGVIDERGRFRDVGSRRLRKDGEPRFVIVWEDESGTGKDIAVYSKDIAALLLAKAAVAAVTHLTLKRAGLMPEDVGRVFVAGSFGTSLNPDNAAVIGLLPHVWVDRTVFTGNTAISGAKLILKSAEARERAEKIASKTKYVEASADEEFAKIYVKNLFLTDLNSHSR; via the coding sequence CTGCTTGAACTGCTTAGGGATCGTGGTGTCATGATCAGGTCTGACTGCGGCGGACGTGGCGTGTGCGGTAAGTGCGTCGTCAGGGTTACAGGTGGTGAGACATCGCAGGGTAGTCTAAGTGAGTGTAGAGTTCTAGGCGGACGAATGCTTGAAGAGGGGTTTAGACTCGCCTGCCAGGCCCGTGTGGTTAGCGATGAAGTATATGTAGAGGTTCCTGAATCGAGCCTTGTGACTTCCTACGCGTCTGCGGACACGGGTTACGAGAGACCTGTCAAGCTATCACCACTGGTGCGTAAGCGGTTTCTTAAAGTCCCTCCCCCGAGCCTGGCGGATCAGAGATCCGACTTAAGGAGGTTGCTAGGCAACGATGTGGAGGGGCTTAAGATCCCGCTAGCACTGCTTAGGGCATTACCTAAGGTGCTTCGTGAGTGTGGTTGGGAAGTCACGGTGACAGTTAGGGATAGCGAGCTGTTGGACGTCGAGTGCGGAGACTCTGAGGGTAGGCTGTACGGCCTGGCTGTAGACGTGGGCACATCCAGAATCGTTGCGCACCTCCTTGATTTGAGAACTGGGGAGACGTTGGCGGTGCTTTCCTCACCGAACCCGCAGCAGCTCTTCGGCTCCGACATCGTGTCGAGGATAACTCACGCGGTCAGCAACGCCGAATATCTTGAGAGGCTACGTCAGGAAGTCATTTCCTCAATTAACACGTTGCTACTTAAGGCAGCGTCTGAGGTCGGGGTTAACCCACAACACGTCTATGAGGTCGTGGCCGTCGGAAACACCGTGATGACGCACCTGCTGTTAGGGGTAGATCCCTACAGTCTAGGGGTCGCTCCCTACGTCCCAGCATTCTCACAAGGACTCGAGTTTAAAGTTAGGGACGTTGGTATCGAGTCAAACCGCAACAGCTACGTCTACATCGCCCCAGGGATTGCCGGGTTCGTCGGCGGGGATGCTGTAGCGGGTGCTCTGGCAGTGGGTCTCGACGAGTGTGAGGAGCCCTGCATCTTAATGGATGTGGGGACGAACACTGAGGTTCTAGTTAACAACGGTAGGGAGCTCTATGCTGCCTCAGCACCTGCAGGACCTGCTTTCGAAGGATTCGGAACTAGGCACGGCATGAAGGCTGTTGAGGGAGCCGTCGGGAAGGTTTTCATATACCAGAGCAGTTCCTCAGGTGATTACGAGGTCTCCTACGAGGTATTGGGTGGGGGGAAACCTCAAGGCATCTGCGGCTCAGCCTACATTGACACGCTAGCGCACCTCCGCAGACATGGAGTGATAGACGAGAGGGGAAGGTTCAGGGACGTGGGTTCTAGAAGGCTTAGAAAGGATGGGGAGCCTAGGTTCGTGATAGTGTGGGAGGATGAGTCAGGCACGGGTAAGGATATAGCAGTATATAGTAAAGACATCGCGGCACTCCTTCTGGCTAAAGCGGCGGTAGCTGCAGTAACTCATCTCACGCTCAAGAGGGCAGGACTAATGCCTGAAGATGTGGGTAGGGTGTTCGTGGCGGGCTCGTTTGGCACAAGCTTAAACCCCGATAATGCCGCCGTCATAGGACTGCTTCCTCACGTTTGGGTCGACAGAACGGTCTTCACAGGGAACACAGCGATCAGCGGGGCAAAGTTAATTCTAAAGTCGGCTGAGGCGAGGGAGAGGGCTGAGAAGATAGCCTCTAAAACAAAATATGTGGAAGCCTCGGCGGACGAGGAATTCGCTAAGATATATGTCAAGAACTTATTCTTGACAGACCTTAACTCGCATTCCAGGTAG
- a CDS encoding trimethylamine methyltransferase family protein — translation MPKPVLAVLNRDEALEIHSRALELLSRVGVKFEDPSVAGLLLDAGSTERNGRVLIPEELVNEALRNTPKKFDLYDRDGRRVATLGEGALIFNPGSAAIKMLDYDSREPRTPTLEDLRDFTLVVEGLEYIDAQSTALVPGDTPIEVRDAVRLYPILKYSRKPIVTGAFTVENLPYMLEMLKAVREDAWRRPFTIFDACPSPPLSWSRVTSRNVVDLARAGVPSEIVSMPGLGATAPVTVAGAVTLHHAEVLSGFVLAQLSSRGAPVIYGGSPTLMHPRYGTPIIVAPESILVSLAYRDLAGLLGLPTHTYMGLSDAKLVDYQAGSEGAYSALAAAAARFDVVSGPGMLEFESVQSLEKLILDNEVCGVVKRLSRGFGVGVDDVALDVIEGVVLKEGGSFLPHPHTRKYLRKDVHMPSVWDSTPRSRWSGRDAYEEAHAVVGSLLKEGRRNELSPDALERLNAVYTELWKRTGSRPKYV, via the coding sequence ATGCCCAAGCCTGTCCTGGCGGTCTTGAACAGGGATGAGGCGCTGGAGATACACAGCAGAGCACTAGAGCTACTGAGTAGAGTGGGTGTTAAGTTCGAGGATCCCAGTGTTGCGGGGTTGTTGCTCGACGCTGGGTCGACGGAAAGGAACGGCAGAGTGTTAATACCCGAGGAGTTGGTTAACGAGGCTTTGAGGAATACCCCCAAAAAGTTCGACCTTTACGACAGGGACGGCAGGAGGGTGGCTACGTTAGGTGAAGGCGCTCTAATATTCAACCCGGGCTCTGCAGCCATAAAGATGCTCGACTACGACTCGAGGGAGCCAAGAACCCCCACACTGGAGGATCTTAGGGATTTCACACTAGTTGTTGAGGGTCTGGAGTACATAGACGCGCAAAGCACCGCCCTCGTTCCTGGTGACACGCCAATCGAGGTAAGGGATGCGGTTAGACTCTACCCAATACTGAAGTACTCAAGAAAACCAATAGTTACTGGAGCGTTCACCGTGGAGAACCTGCCGTACATGCTTGAAATGCTTAAGGCAGTTAGGGAGGACGCGTGGAGGAGGCCCTTCACCATATTCGATGCCTGCCCTTCGCCTCCTCTCTCATGGAGTAGGGTGACCTCAAGGAACGTGGTCGATCTGGCTAGGGCAGGGGTCCCCTCGGAGATAGTTTCGATGCCTGGTCTGGGTGCCACGGCACCCGTCACTGTGGCGGGGGCGGTGACACTCCATCATGCTGAAGTGCTGAGCGGTTTTGTCCTGGCTCAGCTCTCCTCCAGAGGGGCTCCAGTCATCTACGGCGGGTCGCCAACGCTCATGCATCCAAGGTATGGTACGCCAATCATAGTAGCGCCTGAGTCGATCCTCGTGTCTCTGGCATACAGGGATCTCGCAGGGTTGTTGGGTCTCCCCACTCACACATACATGGGTTTAAGTGATGCTAAGCTTGTTGACTATCAGGCAGGGAGTGAGGGGGCGTATTCAGCGCTGGCAGCAGCCGCTGCAAGGTTTGATGTGGTCTCGGGGCCCGGGATGCTTGAATTCGAGAGCGTTCAGTCGCTTGAAAAGCTGATCCTTGACAATGAGGTCTGTGGGGTGGTTAAGAGGCTGTCAAGAGGTTTTGGAGTGGGCGTTGATGACGTGGCTCTTGATGTCATAGAAGGTGTGGTTTTGAAGGAAGGGGGGAGCTTCCTGCCGCACCCCCACACTAGAAAGTACCTGAGGAAAGATGTTCACATGCCAAGTGTATGGGACTCAACTCCGAGGTCTAGGTGGAGTGGGAGAGACGCATATGAGGAGGCGCACGCCGTGGTCGGCAGCCTTCTTAAGGAAGGGAGACGCAACGAGTTAAGTCCCGATGCGCTGGAAAGGCTGAACGCCGTCTACACGGAATTATGGAAAAGGACTGGTTCAAGACCCAAGTATGTCTAG